Proteins from one Mycobacterium sp. HUMS_12744610 genomic window:
- the ipdB gene encoding cholesterol ring-cleaving hydrolase subunit IpdB has product MSSTRAEICAVACAELFRNAGEIMVSPMTNMASVGARLARLTFSPDILLTDGEAQLLADTPPLGKTGPPNNIEGWMPFGRVFETLAWGRRHVVMGANQVDRFGNQNISAFGPLQRPTRQMFGVRGAPGNAINHATSYWVGNHSKRVFCDAVDIVCGIGWDKVDPANPAFRFANTYRVVSNLGVFDFGGPEHTMRAVSLHPGVTPGDVREATSFEVHGLDGADETRLPTDEELRLIREVVDPKSLRDREIR; this is encoded by the coding sequence GTGAGCAGCACCAGAGCCGAGATCTGCGCGGTCGCCTGCGCCGAGTTGTTCAGGAACGCAGGCGAGATCATGGTCAGCCCGATGACGAACATGGCCTCGGTGGGCGCGCGTCTGGCGCGGTTGACCTTCTCCCCCGACATCCTGCTGACTGACGGCGAGGCGCAGCTCCTCGCCGACACCCCGCCGCTGGGCAAGACCGGCCCCCCAAACAACATTGAGGGCTGGATGCCCTTCGGCCGGGTTTTCGAGACCCTGGCCTGGGGGCGCCGGCATGTGGTGATGGGCGCCAACCAGGTGGATCGCTTCGGCAACCAGAACATTTCGGCGTTCGGCCCCCTGCAGCGTCCGACCCGGCAGATGTTCGGCGTGCGCGGTGCACCCGGCAACGCGATCAACCATGCGACCAGCTACTGGGTCGGCAACCATTCGAAGCGGGTGTTCTGCGACGCCGTCGACATCGTCTGCGGCATCGGCTGGGACAAGGTCGACCCGGCCAATCCGGCGTTCCGTTTCGCCAACACCTATCGCGTGGTGTCCAACCTCGGGGTGTTCGACTTCGGCGGGCCGGAACACACCATGCGCGCAGTGTCCCTGCACCCGGGCGTGACGCCCGGCGACGTCCGGGAGGCCACCTCGTTCGAGGTGCACGGCCTTGACGGCGCCGACGAAACCCGGCTGCCGACCGACGAGGAGTTGCGGCTCATCCGGGAGGTCGTCGATCCGAAGTCACTGCGGGACAGGGAGATTCGGTGA
- the ipdA gene encoding cholesterol ring-cleaving hydrolase subunit IpdA translates to MTDKRTTLDEAVAQLRSGMTIGIGGWGSRRKPMAFVRAMLRTDVKDLTVVTYGGPDLGLLCSAGKVKRVYYGFVSLDTPPFYDPWFAKARTAGSIESREMDEGMLRCGLQAAAQRLPFLPIRAGLGSSVLDFWEGELKTVASPYPAPGGGQETLIAMPALRLDAAFVHLNLGDERGNAAYTGIDPYFDDLFLMAAERRYLSVERVVSTQELVKSVPPQSLLVNRMMVDAVVEAPGGAHFTTAATDYGRDEKFQRHYAEAAATEEGWQQFEQIYLSGSEDDYQAAVRKFAEEAAK, encoded by the coding sequence GTGACCGACAAGAGGACCACGCTCGACGAGGCCGTCGCGCAATTGCGCAGCGGCATGACCATCGGCATCGGCGGCTGGGGTTCGCGGCGCAAACCCATGGCGTTCGTGCGGGCCATGCTGCGCACCGACGTCAAGGACCTCACCGTGGTGACCTACGGCGGGCCCGACCTGGGCCTGCTGTGCTCGGCGGGCAAGGTGAAGCGCGTCTACTACGGCTTCGTCTCGCTGGACACGCCACCCTTCTACGACCCGTGGTTCGCCAAGGCGCGCACCGCCGGGTCGATCGAATCCCGCGAGATGGACGAGGGCATGCTGCGGTGCGGCCTGCAGGCCGCGGCGCAACGCCTGCCGTTCCTGCCGATCCGCGCCGGGCTGGGCAGTTCGGTCCTCGACTTCTGGGAGGGCGAACTGAAGACCGTGGCGAGCCCGTATCCGGCACCTGGCGGTGGGCAGGAGACGCTGATCGCCATGCCGGCGTTGCGCCTCGACGCCGCATTCGTGCATCTCAACCTCGGTGACGAGCGGGGCAACGCCGCCTACACCGGCATCGACCCCTACTTCGACGACCTCTTCTTGATGGCCGCCGAGCGGCGCTACCTGTCGGTGGAGCGGGTCGTGTCGACCCAAGAGCTGGTGAAATCGGTTCCCCCACAGTCACTGCTGGTGAACCGGATGATGGTCGACGCTGTCGTGGAAGCCCCCGGTGGTGCCCACTTCACCACGGCTGCAACGGATTACGGGCGCGACGAGAAATTCCAGCGGCACTACGCCGAGGCGGCCGCCACGGAGGAGGGCTGGCAGCAGTTCGAGCAGATCTACCTCTCGGGCAGCGAAGACGACTACCAGGCAGCCGTGCGCAAGTTCGCAGAGGAGGCGGCGAAGTGA